In Streptomyces violaceusniger Tu 4113, one DNA window encodes the following:
- a CDS encoding type 1 glutamine amidotransferase domain-containing protein, whose product MAKILFVMTGADQWTLADGTKHPTGYWADEAVAPYEAFKAAGHEITVATPGGVVPPVDAASLSPEANGGPENAARIRSVAETAAEFHAPIALSEVRLDEYDAVHVPGGHGPMEDLAVDADSGRILTLAVRSGMPVSVVCHGPAALLAAVTEDGTHAYAGYRITAFTNEEETMAGNADKAKWLLQDRLTEAGLTVLVGEPFAPHVEVDRNVITGQNPASSGPLADELLKKLG is encoded by the coding sequence ATGGCGAAGATCCTGTTCGTGATGACCGGTGCCGACCAGTGGACGCTGGCCGACGGTACCAAGCACCCCACCGGCTACTGGGCCGATGAGGCCGTTGCCCCCTATGAGGCGTTCAAGGCCGCGGGCCACGAGATCACCGTGGCCACCCCCGGCGGCGTCGTTCCGCCCGTCGACGCCGCCAGCCTCAGCCCCGAGGCCAACGGCGGCCCGGAGAACGCCGCCAGGATCAGGAGCGTCGCCGAGACCGCCGCCGAATTCCACGCCCCCATCGCACTGAGCGAGGTGCGCCTGGACGAGTACGACGCCGTCCACGTCCCCGGTGGCCACGGCCCCATGGAGGACCTCGCGGTCGACGCCGACTCGGGCCGGATCCTCACCCTGGCCGTACGGAGCGGTATGCCGGTGAGCGTGGTCTGCCACGGCCCGGCGGCACTGCTGGCGGCGGTCACCGAGGACGGCACCCACGCCTACGCCGGCTACCGGATCACCGCCTTCACCAATGAGGAGGAGACGATGGCCGGCAACGCCGACAAGGCCAAGTGGCTTCTGCAGGACCGCCTGACCGAGGCGGGCCTGACGGTGCTGGTCGGCGAGCCCTTCGCACCGCATGTGGAAGTCGACCGCAATGTGATCACCGGCCAGAACCCGGCCTCCTCCGGCCCGCTCGCGGACGAACTGCTCAAGAAGCTCGGCTGA
- a CDS encoding Gfo/Idh/MocA family oxidoreductase — translation MTTRHPLPVGLIGAGRMGSFHAATLARRLPGARLAAIADPAPGAAQELGDRLGGTTAYTEMDELLADPGIEAVVIATPARTHAGLVEAAARAGKAVYCEKPMAVTLDEADRAIAAAAHAGVPLQVGFNRRYDTGFRTAHEKIRAGAIGTPQLLRSLTRDPELADPGRIPPWTIFLETLIHDFDTLRYLNPGAAPVEVFAFADALVRPDFKDRGLLDTAVVTIRFDNGALATAEANFQAVYGYDVRGEVFGSAGMLTMGDIRRSHLTAYGPDGIAAACVAYDQDLFHDAYVAELADFAECVRTGRAPSVTGQDARAALSVALAAIQSVTTNGPVRVGDTVA, via the coding sequence ATGACCACGCGACACCCTCTCCCCGTCGGTCTCATCGGCGCCGGCCGCATGGGCTCCTTCCACGCCGCGACCCTCGCCCGCCGCCTCCCCGGCGCCCGTCTCGCGGCCATCGCCGACCCGGCCCCGGGCGCCGCCCAGGAGCTCGGCGACCGCCTGGGCGGCACCACGGCGTACACCGAGATGGACGAGCTGCTCGCCGACCCCGGGATCGAGGCGGTGGTCATCGCCACCCCGGCCCGCACCCACGCCGGGCTGGTCGAGGCCGCGGCCCGGGCGGGCAAGGCCGTCTACTGCGAGAAGCCCATGGCCGTCACCCTCGATGAGGCGGACCGTGCCATCGCGGCCGCCGCCCACGCGGGCGTCCCCCTCCAGGTGGGCTTCAACCGCCGCTACGACACCGGTTTCCGCACCGCCCACGAGAAGATCCGAGCGGGCGCCATCGGCACCCCGCAGCTACTGCGTTCGCTCACCCGCGACCCCGAGCTGGCCGACCCGGGCCGCATCCCGCCGTGGACCATCTTCCTGGAGACCCTCATCCACGACTTCGACACCCTGCGCTACCTCAACCCCGGCGCCGCGCCCGTCGAGGTCTTCGCCTTCGCCGACGCCCTCGTCCGCCCCGACTTCAAGGACCGCGGACTGCTCGACACCGCCGTGGTCACCATCCGCTTCGACAACGGCGCCCTCGCCACCGCCGAGGCGAACTTCCAGGCGGTGTACGGATACGACGTCCGCGGTGAGGTCTTCGGCTCGGCCGGCATGCTCACCATGGGCGACATCCGCCGCAGCCATCTGACCGCCTACGGCCCGGACGGCATCGCCGCCGCATGCGTGGCCTACGACCAGGACCTCTTCCACGACGCCTACGTCGCCGAACTCGCCGACTTCGCCGAGTGCGTGCGCACCGGACGTGCCCCCTCCGTCACCGGACAGGACGCCCGCGCCGCCCTGTCCGTCGCCCTCGCCGCCATCCAGTCGGTCACCACCAACGGACCCGTCCGGGTCGGCGACACCGTGGCGTAG
- a CDS encoding LysR family transcriptional regulator — protein MEDGTHQDGDFVIGGGRTPPHADLNLLRTFLAVYRSGSFTAAAPLLGLSQPTVTAQIRTLEQQTGRELFTRLPRGAEPTHLAHDLAGQIAGPLDALASLGGRSTILTGHAIPVHLAGPAELLCARALPALASLVAEGLRLRITMGLTDPLLDALRAGRHDLVIATRRPGGRSLTSLPLADEDYVLVASPDWARRIRERPAADGPCAAVRDVPLITYAEDLPIARRYWRNVFGKRLTAQAAVTVPDLRGAVSAVVAGAGYSVLPRYLCQDELTSGGLVLLHEPDEPPLNTLFLVQRPGADANPDVTRVRERLQRAARTW, from the coding sequence ATGGAGGACGGGACACACCAGGACGGCGACTTCGTCATCGGCGGCGGGCGGACGCCGCCGCATGCCGATCTGAATCTGCTGCGTACCTTTCTGGCCGTCTACCGCTCCGGCTCGTTCACCGCCGCGGCGCCACTGCTCGGGCTCTCCCAGCCGACCGTCACGGCCCAGATCCGCACCCTGGAGCAGCAGACCGGGCGCGAGTTGTTCACCCGGCTGCCGCGCGGTGCCGAACCCACCCACCTCGCCCATGATCTGGCCGGGCAGATCGCCGGGCCACTCGACGCCCTCGCCTCCCTCGGCGGCCGGAGCACCATACTCACCGGACACGCCATCCCGGTCCATCTGGCCGGGCCGGCCGAGTTGCTGTGCGCCCGCGCCCTGCCCGCACTCGCCTCGCTGGTCGCCGAGGGGCTGCGGCTGCGGATCACCATGGGGCTGACCGATCCGCTGCTGGACGCGCTGCGTGCGGGACGCCACGATCTCGTGATCGCCACCAGACGCCCCGGTGGCCGCTCGCTGACCTCGCTGCCACTGGCGGACGAGGACTATGTGCTGGTCGCCTCGCCCGACTGGGCCCGGCGCATCAGGGAGCGGCCGGCGGCCGACGGGCCGTGTGCCGCCGTCCGTGACGTACCGCTGATCACCTACGCGGAGGACCTCCCCATCGCCCGCCGGTACTGGCGCAACGTCTTCGGCAAGCGGCTCACCGCCCAGGCCGCGGTGACCGTGCCGGATCTGCGCGGGGCCGTGTCGGCCGTCGTCGCGGGCGCGGGCTACAGCGTGCTCCCCCGATACCTCTGCCAGGACGAACTCACGTCCGGCGGGCTCGTTCTGCTCCATGAGCCCGATGAGCCGCCGCTCAACACCCTCTTCCTCGTACAGCGGCCGGGAGCCGACGCCAACCCGGACGTGACCCGGGTCCGCGAGCGGCTTCAGCGCGCCGCCCGCACCTGGTAA
- a CDS encoding TIM barrel protein has product MYTLAVCAEMVFRDRPVQERARRIHDAGFQVEIWDWSRHDLAALERTGAVFSSMTGYLRGSLTDEDGAAELLRTAEESVKVAERLGCPRLNLHGTGLDGDGLPVAPVAGPATGPMWIAAHRTLTRLAELGERTGVTFTLENLNTAVDHPGVPFATAADTLALVEAVDRPGLRMNLDLYHAQIGEGNLIELVRRAHGRGLIGEIQVADVPGRCEPGTGEINYPALAQTLVDLGYEDTVAMEAWASADSDLALERFRSAFTR; this is encoded by the coding sequence ATGTACACGTTGGCGGTCTGCGCCGAGATGGTCTTCCGGGATCGGCCGGTCCAGGAACGGGCACGGCGCATCCACGACGCCGGCTTCCAGGTCGAGATCTGGGACTGGAGTCGACACGATCTGGCCGCCCTGGAGCGGACCGGCGCGGTATTCTCCTCGATGACCGGCTATCTCCGCGGCAGCCTGACGGACGAGGACGGGGCGGCCGAACTCCTGCGCACCGCCGAGGAGTCGGTCAAAGTGGCCGAACGGCTCGGCTGTCCCCGGCTGAATCTGCACGGCACCGGGCTGGACGGCGACGGCCTGCCGGTGGCGCCGGTGGCGGGCCCGGCCACCGGCCCGATGTGGATCGCCGCCCATCGCACCCTCACCCGCCTCGCCGAGCTGGGCGAGCGCACCGGGGTCACCTTCACCCTGGAGAACCTCAACACCGCCGTCGACCACCCCGGTGTGCCGTTCGCGACGGCCGCCGACACCCTGGCCCTGGTCGAGGCCGTGGACCGGCCGGGACTGCGGATGAATCTGGACCTCTACCACGCACAGATCGGCGAGGGAAACCTGATCGAGCTGGTCCGCCGGGCCCACGGTCGGGGCCTGATCGGCGAGATCCAGGTGGCCGACGTACCGGGCCGTTGCGAACCGGGAACCGGGGAGATCAACTACCCGGCTCTCGCCCAAACCCTCGTCGACCTCGGCTACGAGGACACCGTGGCCATGGAGGCGTGGGCCTCCGCCGACAGCGACCTCGCCCTGGAGCGCTTCCGCTCGGCCTTCACCCGCTGA
- a CDS encoding FAD-dependent oxidoreductase produces MTSPEPAHARISIIGAGPGGLTCARILQQRGIAVTVYDRDSGPGARNQGGTLDLHADNGQIALREAGLLDEFFKLARPEGQEMRKLDTAGTMTFHHVPEADELFKPEIDRGQLRTLLLDSLQPGTVQWGRALDRVGGPADGPRQLSFADGTAIETDLVIGADGASSRVRPAVSPAVPEYTGVSFVEAWFSDVENRHPDIAELVGSGSAGAADGERGLFAQRNSGDHIRVYIIRRAPVDWLAMSGLTADDTDCIRALLVDEYAHWSPRMRQMITTNDGPYVDRPLFALPVPHTWEHNPTVTLLGDAAHLMPPLGVGVNLAMLDASEIALALANAATVDDAIRVYEKTMLPRSIEMAKALEGAAEHLLSADVPDFGNDNDPRS; encoded by the coding sequence ATGACCTCCCCCGAACCTGCCCACGCCCGCATCAGCATCATCGGCGCCGGGCCCGGCGGTCTGACCTGCGCCCGCATCCTCCAGCAGCGCGGCATAGCGGTCACCGTCTACGACCGCGACTCGGGCCCGGGCGCGCGCAACCAGGGCGGCACCCTCGACCTGCACGCGGACAACGGCCAGATCGCCCTGCGCGAAGCCGGCCTGCTCGACGAGTTCTTCAAGCTGGCCCGCCCCGAAGGGCAGGAAATGCGCAAGCTGGACACGGCCGGCACGATGACGTTTCATCATGTCCCGGAGGCCGACGAGCTGTTCAAGCCGGAAATCGACCGCGGCCAGTTGCGCACCCTGCTGCTGGACTCCCTGCAGCCCGGAACCGTGCAGTGGGGCCGCGCCCTCGACAGGGTCGGCGGGCCCGCCGATGGGCCGCGGCAGTTGTCCTTCGCCGACGGCACGGCCATCGAGACCGATCTGGTCATCGGCGCCGACGGCGCCTCCTCCCGGGTGCGCCCGGCGGTGTCCCCGGCCGTCCCCGAGTACACCGGGGTGAGCTTCGTGGAGGCATGGTTCTCCGACGTGGAGAACCGGCACCCCGACATCGCCGAGCTGGTCGGCTCGGGCAGCGCCGGCGCGGCCGACGGCGAGCGTGGCCTGTTCGCCCAGCGCAACAGCGGAGACCACATCCGCGTCTACATCATCCGACGAGCCCCGGTCGACTGGCTCGCCATGAGCGGCCTGACCGCCGACGACACCGACTGCATCCGCGCCCTGCTCGTCGACGAGTATGCCCACTGGTCGCCCCGCATGCGCCAGATGATCACCACCAACGACGGCCCCTACGTCGACCGCCCGCTCTTCGCCCTCCCGGTCCCGCACACCTGGGAGCACAACCCGACGGTGACCCTGCTGGGCGACGCCGCCCACCTCATGCCCCCGCTAGGTGTCGGCGTCAACCTCGCCATGCTCGACGCGAGCGAAATCGCCCTCGCCCTCGCGAACGCGGCCACCGTCGATGACGCCATTCGCGTCTACGAGAAGACCATGCTCCCCCGCTCCATCGAGATGGCCAAGGCCCTCGAAGGCGCCGCCGAGCACCTGCTGTCCGCCGACGTACCCGACTTCGGCAACGACAACGACCCCCGGTCCTGA
- a CDS encoding pyridoxamine 5'-phosphate oxidase family protein, protein MKLTRDADGTFPGLDKAPFDVDAFLARPLVARLATEGPRVRPVWFLWEDHAFWVLTGPWSRLEERLTRAPVFELVVDSCDLATGTVHQVIARGHGRVVTFDTGRGRRKLTRYLGEREELWDARFSLRGDPSARGTRWALLVPDTLWIADLSFRPPREARTDRP, encoded by the coding sequence ATGAAGCTCACCAGGGACGCCGACGGAACCTTCCCGGGCCTCGACAAGGCCCCGTTCGACGTGGACGCGTTCCTGGCCCGGCCCCTGGTGGCCCGGCTTGCCACCGAGGGCCCACGGGTGCGGCCCGTGTGGTTTCTGTGGGAGGACCACGCCTTCTGGGTGCTCACGGGCCCCTGGTCCCGACTGGAGGAGCGGCTGACGCGCGCCCCGGTCTTCGAACTCGTGGTGGACTCGTGCGACCTGGCGACCGGCACCGTTCACCAGGTCATCGCCCGTGGCCACGGCCGGGTGGTGACCTTCGACACGGGCCGGGGCCGCCGCAAGCTCACCCGGTACCTGGGCGAGCGGGAGGAGCTGTGGGACGCCCGGTTCAGCCTGCGCGGCGACCCGTCCGCCCGGGGCACCCGCTGGGCCCTGCTGGTGCCCGACACCCTGTGGATCGCGGACCTGTCCTTCCGCCCGCCCCGCGAAGCGCGAACGGACCGCCCATGA
- a CDS encoding PLP-dependent aminotransferase family protein: protein MTFTDAPSRLPALASRTDQLADSAVAAVLRLTDGHDVIALAAGSPAPETYCHQEFADATTRLLSQGGLPLRYGDASGLPELRSWIAARESAELGRPVDAGQVLVTHGSQQGLDLLCKALLDPGDVVFVDRPSYVGALQVFRLFQARVVDISLGSDEGLDRLEAALSVEERAKIIYVVPTFANPTGATLDTAHRRRLAALAQRYGCVLVEDDPYRDLGYDTVAPRPAAVASAVAGAVRMGTFSKVLFPAARLGHLVVPPFLTDVLMKFKQAADLGNSLLMQQVVHELVKEPGFLATRLELARHLYRRRRDALVSALAGSFEGALEFEVPHGGFFVWARLPGGADATELLAAAVEEGVSFVPGTDFYATGPDPSTLRLSFSCTRAEDIVEGVARLERAWRTLCKGPRS, encoded by the coding sequence GTGACCTTCACGGACGCGCCCAGCAGGCTTCCGGCTCTGGCGAGCCGTACGGACCAGCTCGCGGACTCCGCCGTCGCCGCCGTGCTCCGGCTGACCGACGGCCACGATGTGATCGCTCTGGCGGCCGGCAGCCCGGCGCCGGAGACCTACTGCCACCAGGAGTTCGCCGACGCCACCACCCGCCTGCTGAGCCAGGGCGGCCTGCCGCTGCGGTACGGCGACGCGAGCGGGCTGCCCGAGCTCCGGTCGTGGATCGCGGCCCGGGAGTCCGCCGAGCTCGGCCGTCCGGTCGACGCGGGGCAGGTGCTTGTCACCCATGGCTCGCAACAGGGCCTGGACCTGCTGTGCAAGGCGCTGCTCGATCCCGGGGACGTGGTCTTCGTGGACCGGCCCAGCTATGTGGGAGCGCTGCAGGTCTTCCGTCTCTTCCAGGCCCGGGTGGTGGACATATCCCTGGGGTCGGACGAGGGTCTCGACCGGCTCGAAGCGGCGCTGTCGGTGGAGGAACGAGCCAAAATCATCTATGTGGTGCCCACCTTCGCCAATCCGACGGGCGCCACCCTGGACACCGCGCACCGGCGCCGTCTGGCCGCCCTCGCCCAGCGGTACGGCTGCGTCCTCGTCGAGGACGACCCCTACCGGGATCTCGGCTACGACACCGTCGCGCCCCGGCCGGCCGCCGTGGCCTCCGCCGTGGCCGGCGCCGTGCGGATGGGTACCTTCTCCAAGGTGCTCTTCCCCGCGGCGCGCCTGGGCCATCTGGTCGTCCCACCGTTTCTCACCGATGTGCTGATGAAGTTCAAACAGGCGGCCGACCTGGGGAATTCGCTTCTGATGCAGCAGGTGGTGCATGAGCTCGTCAAGGAGCCCGGCTTTCTGGCCACCCGGCTGGAGCTCGCCCGTCATCTCTATCGCAGGCGCCGCGACGCACTGGTGAGCGCCTTGGCCGGCTCCTTCGAGGGGGCTTTGGAGTTCGAGGTGCCCCACGGTGGCTTCTTCGTCTGGGCGAGGCTTCCCGGGGGCGCCGACGCCACCGAACTGCTGGCCGCCGCGGTCGAGGAAGGTGTCTCCTTCGTACCGGGGACCGATTTCTACGCGACCGGGCCCGACCCGTCCACCCTGCGGCTGTCCTTCTCCTGCACTCGTGCCGAGGACATCGTCGAGGGCGTCGCCCGGCTGGAACGGGCGTGGCGGACCCTGTGCAAGGGACCCCGCTCATGA
- a CDS encoding class I SAM-dependent methyltransferase, which translates to MQGYESSTYGDHMTDHDAIGWPAAKDEDAAVGFLVDVAKPGHALELGVGTGRVALPLAERGVRVTGIDASPVMLRQMADKPGSAQVRAVQGDFAEAAVDGTFDLVYAVQHTFFLLRDQETQIRCFQNVAARLAPGGAFVLQVFVPDPHRLIQPQASDALQVALDQVVLRVSKFDRVTQTVNRQYVAITEGGTKLYPMVFRYAWPTELDLMARLAGLRLEGRWDGWSRAPFTAEGGYVVVYRKPAEAV; encoded by the coding sequence GTGCAGGGATACGAATCGTCGACCTACGGCGACCACATGACCGACCACGACGCCATCGGCTGGCCGGCCGCGAAGGACGAGGACGCGGCGGTGGGGTTCCTCGTGGACGTGGCCAAGCCCGGCCATGCGCTGGAGCTCGGGGTGGGCACCGGGCGGGTCGCCCTGCCGCTTGCGGAGCGGGGGGTGCGCGTCACCGGCATCGACGCCTCCCCCGTCATGCTCCGGCAGATGGCCGACAAGCCGGGCAGCGCACAGGTGCGGGCCGTCCAGGGCGACTTCGCGGAGGCCGCCGTCGACGGGACCTTCGACCTCGTCTACGCCGTCCAGCACACGTTCTTCCTGCTGCGCGACCAGGAGACCCAGATCCGCTGCTTCCAGAACGTGGCCGCGCGGCTGGCCCCCGGTGGCGCCTTCGTCCTCCAGGTGTTCGTCCCCGATCCGCACCGCCTGATCCAGCCGCAGGCCAGCGACGCCCTTCAGGTGGCACTCGACCAGGTGGTCCTGCGGGTCTCGAAGTTCGACCGGGTGACGCAGACGGTCAATCGGCAGTACGTCGCCATCACCGAGGGCGGGACGAAGCTGTACCCCATGGTGTTCCGCTACGCATGGCCCACCGAGCTGGACCTGATGGCACGGCTGGCGGGCCTCCGGCTGGAAGGGCGCTGGGACGGCTGGTCGCGGGCGCCCTTCACCGCGGAGGGCGGGTATGTCGTGGTCTACCGGAAGCCCGCCGAGGCGGTGTGA
- a CDS encoding acyl carrier protein, giving the protein MFRGRLATARDETEQQVIDIFREVLGRADIGAHDDFFGLGGDSMGVARVRQSLLERHGIDVPYTLIFRQRTPRRICTAASDGGEEPR; this is encoded by the coding sequence GTGTTCCGCGGCCGCCTGGCCACCGCGCGGGACGAGACCGAGCAGCAGGTCATCGACATCTTCCGGGAAGTCCTCGGCCGCGCGGACATCGGCGCCCACGACGACTTCTTCGGCTTGGGCGGGGACTCCATGGGCGTCGCCCGGGTGCGGCAGTCCCTCCTGGAACGACACGGCATCGACGTCCCCTACACCCTCATCTTCCGTCAGCGGACCCCACGCCGGATCTGTACGGCGGCGAGCGACGGCGGGGAGGAGCCCCGGTGA
- a CDS encoding TetR/AcrR family transcriptional regulator — protein MTEPPVGRRERKKAATRQAIADAALQLFLERGYDQVSIRDIADAADVSTTTVFKHFTGKEALVFDREQDRESEVIAAVRQRAAGQSILDALRQHVLDTWLPITAHPRMAEFTNLVDTTPTLRSYAERMWTRHTDSLGAAIADELGVDHDDLSCVALARFILEIPALARGRQDRRAAVDAIFDILTQGWQPPTRSSAPASS, from the coding sequence ATGACCGAGCCCCCCGTCGGCCGCCGCGAACGCAAGAAGGCGGCCACCCGCCAAGCCATCGCCGACGCCGCGCTGCAGCTCTTCCTGGAACGCGGCTACGACCAGGTGAGCATCCGTGACATCGCCGACGCGGCCGATGTGTCGACCACCACGGTGTTCAAACACTTCACCGGCAAGGAAGCGCTGGTATTCGACCGGGAGCAGGACCGGGAGTCGGAAGTGATCGCGGCGGTGCGGCAGCGAGCCGCCGGTCAGAGCATCCTCGACGCCCTCCGACAGCACGTCCTGGACACCTGGCTGCCGATCACGGCGCATCCGCGGATGGCCGAGTTCACCAACCTGGTGGACACCACGCCGACACTCCGCTCATACGCCGAACGCATGTGGACCCGGCACACCGACAGCCTCGGCGCAGCCATCGCCGACGAGCTCGGCGTCGACCACGACGACCTCTCATGTGTGGCTCTTGCCCGATTCATCCTTGAGATCCCGGCCCTTGCCCGCGGCCGGCAGGACCGCCGAGCCGCCGTCGACGCCATCTTCGACATCCTCACACAGGGCTGGCAACCGCCGACCAGGTCGTCCGCGCCCGCTAGCTCCTAG
- a CDS encoding LacI family DNA-binding transcriptional regulator, with amino-acid sequence MPPTPAVPHGKRPTLADVAARAGVSTALVSIVMRDAKGAGAATRERVLEAAQEIGYRPDARARLLRSHRSHLLGVQFGLQHPFHSDLLEGIYAVAEPAGYQIALSAVAAGRGEQRATDALLADRCEALILLGPQAPAARLAELAGQLPVVSVARRLRGTAPGVEVVRTADDEGARRAVDHLVALGHRDIAHIDGGRAPGAADRRRGYRTAMSRHDLADRVHVLPGGLTEEDGATGAHALLDATPLPTAVLAFNDRSATGVLDTFLRARVSVPDEVSVIGFDDSHLARLAHIDLTTVGQDIPRLAELAVGRAIARLEGERTPTGEAVVAPHLVIRGTTAGPA; translated from the coding sequence GTGCCACCGACGCCGGCCGTCCCCCACGGAAAGCGCCCCACCCTCGCGGACGTGGCGGCACGGGCAGGCGTGTCCACGGCGCTGGTGTCCATCGTGATGCGGGACGCCAAGGGCGCCGGCGCCGCCACCCGTGAGCGGGTCCTCGAGGCGGCACAGGAGATCGGATACCGGCCGGACGCCCGGGCCCGGCTGCTGCGCAGCCACCGGTCCCATCTCCTCGGGGTGCAGTTCGGCCTCCAGCACCCCTTCCACTCGGACCTGTTGGAGGGCATCTACGCGGTGGCCGAGCCGGCCGGGTACCAGATCGCGCTGAGCGCCGTGGCCGCCGGCCGTGGCGAGCAGCGGGCGACCGACGCCCTGCTCGCCGACCGCTGCGAGGCCCTGATCCTGCTCGGCCCACAGGCCCCGGCCGCGCGGCTGGCCGAACTCGCCGGACAGCTCCCGGTCGTCTCCGTGGCCCGCCGGCTGCGCGGGACCGCCCCGGGCGTGGAGGTGGTGCGGACCGCCGATGACGAGGGCGCCCGCCGGGCCGTGGACCACCTGGTGGCCCTCGGCCACCGCGACATCGCCCATATCGACGGCGGCAGGGCACCGGGCGCCGCCGACCGGCGCCGTGGCTACCGCACCGCCATGAGCCGCCACGACCTCGCCGACCGCGTCCACGTCCTGCCCGGCGGGCTCACCGAGGAGGACGGCGCCACGGGCGCCCATGCCCTCCTCGATGCCACTCCCCTGCCCACGGCCGTCCTCGCCTTCAACGACCGCTCCGCCACCGGTGTCCTGGACACCTTCCTCCGCGCCCGGGTCTCCGTCCCCGACGAGGTCTCCGTCATCGGCTTCGACGACAGCCATCTGGCGCGCCTGGCCCATATCGACCTCACCACCGTCGGCCAGGACATCCCCCGCCTCGCCGAACTCGCCGTCGGCCGGGCCATCGCCCGCCTCGAGGGCGAGCGGACACCCACCGGCGAGGCCGTGGTCGCCCCCCACCTCGTCATCCGGGGCACGACGGCCGGGCCTGCCTGA
- a CDS encoding MFS transporter, which produces MSTDTTDETAGGAAGHRSYRQVLTGNPRLAVLLAGYVISSVGDGILLIALPLLAIRHHGQLSAPVAVGLVMTAPYVLSTVLALSIGLGRLRLPTRAVVITDSALRTVLFTVVGLAAMADRIDIRFLVVALLLGSVLHQTASSSRRLVATGMAGKGELFTVNGLLGFANSLALYVVGPAVGGAVTVAFGADVAVLLEALSFLLLFGAVALVVPPQPRAPRAERSTESGWRILRLRPVAARLFFVVFFFNLSYMPVEVALPVLVNGDLHGDGNTLGIIWTAFGAGALIGGALTGFLRKLHQQAVLVAVIALWGGSVVLLALAPSGPVAMCAFALGGLIYAPFTPIAYTFVQSELPPHEQQPVITLWTTGSTLAAPIGLPLSGPLVSALGARGGLLLSAAFTLVLVPFAAKGLLGPRRVA; this is translated from the coding sequence ATGAGCACGGACACCACGGACGAGACGGCGGGCGGGGCCGCCGGCCACCGGTCCTACCGCCAGGTGCTGACGGGGAACCCGCGCCTGGCCGTACTGCTCGCCGGTTATGTGATCTCCAGCGTGGGCGATGGCATCCTGCTGATCGCCCTGCCGCTGCTGGCCATACGCCACCACGGGCAGCTCTCCGCTCCCGTGGCGGTCGGCCTGGTGATGACCGCACCGTATGTGCTGTCGACCGTGCTCGCCCTCAGCATCGGCCTGGGACGGCTGCGACTGCCCACCCGGGCCGTGGTCATCACCGACAGCGCGCTGCGCACCGTTCTGTTCACGGTGGTGGGCCTCGCCGCCATGGCCGACCGGATCGACATCCGGTTCCTGGTGGTGGCGCTGCTCCTCGGGTCCGTCCTGCATCAGACGGCGTCCAGCAGCCGGCGCCTCGTCGCCACCGGTATGGCCGGGAAGGGCGAGCTCTTCACCGTCAACGGACTGCTGGGCTTCGCCAACAGCCTGGCGCTCTACGTCGTAGGGCCGGCGGTCGGTGGCGCGGTCACGGTCGCGTTCGGAGCGGACGTGGCCGTCCTCCTCGAAGCGCTCAGCTTCCTCTTGCTGTTCGGGGCCGTCGCGCTCGTCGTGCCGCCACAGCCGAGAGCGCCCCGGGCGGAGCGGTCGACGGAGTCCGGGTGGCGGATCCTGCGGCTGCGTCCCGTGGCCGCCCGCCTGTTCTTCGTGGTCTTCTTCTTCAATCTGTCCTATATGCCGGTGGAAGTGGCGCTTCCCGTACTGGTCAACGGAGATCTCCACGGGGACGGAAACACACTGGGCATCATCTGGACCGCCTTCGGCGCCGGGGCGCTGATCGGCGGGGCGCTCACCGGTTTCCTGCGGAAACTGCACCAGCAGGCCGTCCTGGTGGCGGTCATCGCGCTGTGGGGCGGTTCGGTGGTACTTCTCGCCCTGGCCCCCTCCGGGCCGGTCGCGATGTGCGCCTTCGCCCTGGGCGGACTCATCTACGCCCCGTTCACACCCATCGCCTACACCTTTGTGCAGTCGGAGCTCCCGCCCCATGAGCAGCAGCCGGTGATCACGCTCTGGACCACCGGCTCGACGCTGGCGGCCCCGATCGGCCTGCCGCTCAGCGGCCCGCTGGTGAGCGCGCTCGGTGCGCGCGGCGGACTGCTGCTCTCCGCGGCATTCACCCTCGTTCTCGTTCCGTTCGCCGCCAAGGGCCTGCTGGGCCCGCGCCGAGTCGCATAG